The nucleotide sequence aaatgagtctaccgtctcaggtgtaagacgacaataccaatttagagctccaccagaaagggtggaggggaagagaagacatcgctcttcgtcggtgtgcatccggtatgccatggtggactcaaagaggttaaggtgctcaatcgggtcctttttcccagtataaagttgcaagccaagcttctgctttgtctttgcttgaaggggggtgttgaggatcctccttgtaagagggccaggcctgggttggttccagtcaggtatttcagcctgacgttcagccttcaacttgtttacttcctcaagaagttgtaggacaagggggtcctgagcggagttatgtgccactggagctttctttcgtaaatctccatctcctcttggaattaggaaggtttgatcaagggcatgtgatttttccctggactcgctgtactggcttccagggtatgtctgtcggaacacctctgagtcccctgtaccctcatgtctctctgggacttgttgccccttccccaaattggtggccggcttgggccgtggcaggggaccgagtctctcggaaatccttgggtcattaatctttgagcttatatggatggaattctctcgacgttgcttcaggaaatcccgacaatcgcgaaagacggctttcgatccttctgccccttcagcaaagaggtgtctccctccacttctcatggttcgggttgaagcaactgggttaagagaagcctcatgttgattatcaagtcgaggggtaatctgttccctatcagggatatctatgtcgaatgcatgtgaccctccatgttggagggcacccagttgatggttgacttccacgggggcaacaagctcgcgtgtctgagcttgcctagcttcgtggagtgtctcgaagagcttctcatattgctcctggaggacctcattcctcattgctatcttgttgttctgagcttccaactcatcgactttagcttgaagaagaactcgttttccttccttctttcgttgtttcgcactatgtgcaaggggggtgtcattctgtgtgctgtggcttccttcgcttcccatgctggagagggatgcctgatcaaaagaaagtgtacgaatgatagaaaccagcttgacacagctgaagagagtaggaataagtgtcgattcccacagacggcgccaaatgttgatgcacaaaatcagcgaagactttggtacaacagaaagtgtcaggttttatgaccttcgcttggttgcttcggtcactagtgaggataagtacgtaaatgaatagagacagagaagcaaacacaggatgtacgtggttcacccagattggctacgtccacggagtagaggagttcttattagtagtgaagggcttacacaagtacaaaggatcaagctctcaatttagtgagttcttgtgaatgatttaacacaaatggcattaggccatattgtgggggaatgacccctatttatagaaaaacttgtagctttgtcacattgacatgtgtcatgttatgattggttcttgatgttgacacgtgctgcgctctgattggcttctaatcttgacacgtgtcgagtagtgattggcctcctggtcggaggggaactcttttgggtccttgacagtatagcgttggccggtgctcggtagtttcgggattggtcaagtatggtacaaacacaccctcttttggttgacaaagagggtttcattaattagtagagatttaTGTCCAAATTATTGGTTTTGATAACCAGAACTTAAGAACCCTAGCAATGCTCTTAAGTATGAAAACTCACATAAAATATTGAACTGTTATTCTCATTAATTTGTTGAAGGAAGATTACAATTTTAAAGGGAAAATACTGAAAACAAATAACTTCTCTCCCACGATCACATGCTGATTTTGTGGAGATCTCAACCCTAAGCAAACCAAGCAAACCTAATTGTGGCACAACTCCTACAAACTAGGACTTGTGCTTGACTAAGTCTCTACATAATTAGTCagcattatttaattaaaaacttaattaaaacTTAACTAAAACTCTTAACACCCTCTCTTAAACTAATTTCTACTGAAAAACAGTTTAGGGTTTAGACAGCATCACGAAATCTTCATCAGCTTCTTCAACCATCACATATCCTGCCAGGTTTTCAACCCACTCCTTCTCAAGATGTTTGAGTGAATGCACTCCAAGTAgcttcttcaatttctcgaAAATGAGAGTGACTTTGTGAGTGTATCAGCCAATTGATTTACACTCTTGCAATCCTCGAGCTCAACTATACCATCATTACACAGATTTCTCAAAAAATGAAAGCGAACATCAATGTGCTTACTTCTTCCATGCATTACAGGATTTCTTGATAACTTTATGGCATAAATGTTATCACAGAAAATGATTGTTGAACCCTCTTGCTTGTCACCAAGTGCTTCTAGCATCATTCTCAGCCAAATAACTTGACATACACATGAGGCAGTTGCCACAAACTCAGCCTCAGTAGTGGATAGGGTCACAATTTGTTGCTTCTTTGAGGACAATGTAATTGCTCCATAATTTAGCATGAAAACATGTCCTGAAGTACTCTTCCTATCATCAATGTCCCCAGCGTAGTCACTGTCAGTGAAGCCAACAAAATATGAACTTCCTTGACTATTGTAGAACACTCCATAATCGATTGTTCCTTTTACATATCTCAGAATTCGTTTTGCTGCATTCAAATGCATTTCAGTTGGTCTCTCCATGTACCTGCTGATGACACTTACACCATACATTAAATCAGGTCGTGTGAAAGTCAAATACATAAGACTTCCCACGAGTTGCTTGTAGAATGAATTATCcattgctactccattgatatCTTTACATAACTTCAATCCAGGCTCTAATGGTGTTCCAATCTCTTTGCAATCAGCCATTTTAAACTTCTAAAAGATTTCCTATGCATATTTCTTCTAACAAATAAAATTCCCATCAGCCTTTTGAATGACTTCAACTCCCACAAAATAACTCATAAGCCCGAGATCAGTCATCTCAAATTCCTCCATCATAGACTTCTTGAACTCTTCCATCATCTCAACATTGTTACCAGTATATATCAAATCATTGAAATATAAGCAAAGAATTAACATTTTAcctatgtttgtaccatatttgactaatcccgaaactactgagcaccggtcaacgttataccgtcaagaacccagaagagtttccctccaaccaagaggccaatcacagcgcgacacgtgtcgaca is from Malus sylvestris chromosome 5, drMalSylv7.2, whole genome shotgun sequence and encodes:
- the LOC126621238 gene encoding secreted RxLR effector protein 161-like, which produces MADCKEIGTPLEPGLKLCKDINGVAMDNSFYKQLVGSLMYLTFTRPDLMYGVSVISRYMERPTEMHLNAAKRILRYVKGTIDYGVFYNSQGSSYFVGFTDSDYAGDIDDRKSTSGHVFMLNYGAITLSSKKQQIVTLSTTEAEFVATASCVCQVIWLRMMLEALGDKQEGSTIIFCDNIYAIKLSRNPVMHGRSKHIDVRFHFLRNLCNDGIVELEDCKSVNQLADTLTKSLSFSRN